The Puntigrus tetrazona isolate hp1 chromosome 4, ASM1883169v1, whole genome shotgun sequence genome includes a window with the following:
- the si:dkey-14d8.1 gene encoding zinc finger protein 782 isoform X2 has translation METLNVESREAALPLSALRLVVPPLRLMSAFLWQVVQRRIVTQYGKLEQFVVLVTETVPDIMSRSLVNKLIFHLRKKVILELCLKDKMPDLWIIQAHLDSLRNLTLKCKDVESEIINNKFIRMVHNLLEDPEKKENFIQHVFPVEYGSGYDAVLQSLAWEFLSRVEDLLPVPNLKETASRLCGGLSMMEEIVQPLSDPVEIKDVLQHFKTKRHHARSNEQSQRVISEAEVVCLPHPIAQETVSPTITVENEETLPPTSIAQETIIIESESTENQSESDHAAIAIMSPSQSYTEEDEPLVDSEEFTVRAATEEAEEGLQEEEVLCEEKDQGVCEVQQIYLTADGSTVVVSEFENEGEEATQLQFLEQSEMVEASGVRQVSLEQWISELTGKGISLPVLPPTPVEIVREETIYVPVIERPPSVKSIIHRKSSPPRAAISKKAAATPSESQTMQDEKRHSCPECHKEFRFECLLRNHMRTHTGERPFQCSDCGKSFRCLSFLTNHIKTHSLARPFKCIQCVKTFRKKADLIKHIRVHTGEKPYKCTICGKSFSQGSYLKIHRECHTSENLHQCPHCDKSFPTAFKLSIHVRYHSMDRSYQCNQCGKSFIYASLLRRHKGYHAGERQYLCSICGKSFVYMFDLKKHQRNHERPRIKIPCTLCNKTFAGPEMLRCHLRIHTGERPFRCKICGKAFSQIGNMKRHERVHTGERPFTCERCGKTYKHSSHLKNHMLSHTGERPWQCSHCGKSFKFAGPLKKHERTHLGERGNRRRNYDQTRSRMKTEHKSP, from the exons ATGGAAACCCTTAACGTAGAGAGCCGCGAGGCGG ctctccctctctctgcacTGCGTCTGGTTGTGCCACCTCTTCGGCTGATGTCAGCATTTCTATGGCAGGTGGTTCAGCGTCGTATTGTGACACAGTATGGGAAGCTGGAGCAATTTGTGGTGCTGGTAACGGAGACTGTGCCAGACATCATGAGTCGAAGTCTGGTTAATAAACTGATCTTTCACCTGCGGAAAAAG gtgATATTGGAGCTTTGTCTAAAAGATAAAATGCCAGATCTATGGATCATTCAAGCACATCTGGATTCTCTTCGAAATCTCACACTTAAA TGTAAGGATGTGGAAAGTGAGATCATTAATAACAAATTTATCAGAATGGTGCACAACCTTTTAGAAGAcccagaaaagaaagagaatttCATACAG CATGTCTTTCCTGTAGAATACGGATCTGGATATGATGCAGTATTACAGAGCCTTGCATGGGAGTTCCTGTCTCGAGTAGAAGATCTGCTGCCGGTGCCCAACCTCAAAGAA ACAGCATCACGGCTTTGCGGTGGTCTCTCGATGATGGAGGAGATTGTGCAGCCTCTCTCAGATCCAGTTGAGATTAAGGATGTTCTCCAGCATTTCAAAACGAAAAGACATCATGCAAGAAGCAATGAGCAATCTCAAAGAGTTATCAGCGAAG CTGAAGTAGTTTGTTTGCCTCATCCAATTGCACAAGAAACCGTCTCGCCTACCATTACCGTTGAAAATGAGGAAACTTTGCCCCCCACCTCCATTGCACAAGAGACAATTATCATAGAATCAGAAAGCAcagagaaccaatcagaatctGATCACGCGGCCATCGCCATAATGAGCCCTTCTCAGAGTTACACAGAAGAGGATGAGCCTTTAGTGGATAGCGAGGAGTTCACGGTAAGAGCTGCCACTGAAGAAGCAGAGGAGGGCTTACAAGAAGAAGAAGTACTTTGTGAGGAGAAAGACCAAGGTGTCTGTGAAGTCCAGCAGATCTACCTGACGGCGGACGGCTCCACTGTGGTGGTTTCAGAGTTTGAGAACGAGGGAGAGGAGGCGACTCAATTGCAGTTTCTAGAGCAATCAGAGATGGTTGAAGCGTCTGGTGTGAGGCAAGTCAGTTTAGAGCAATGGATCTCAGAATTAACTGGAAAAGGCATCTCTTTACCAGTTTTGCCTCCAACTCCTGTTGAGATTGTGAGGGAGGAGACCATCTATGTTCCTGTCATAGAAAGACCACCGTCCGTGAAGTCTATCATACACAGAAAGAGCAGTCCACCTCGAGCTGCAATTTCCAAGAAGGCAGCGGCCACTCCTTCTGAGTCCCAGACAATGCAGGACGAGAAAAGACACAGCTGTCCCGAGTGTCACAAAGAGTTTCGGTTCGAATGTCTGCTGAGGAATCACATGCGCACTCACACGGGTGAGCGGCCATTCCAGTGTTCAGACTGTGGCAAAAGCTTCAGGTGCCTCAGCTTCTTGACGAATCACATCAAAACGCACTCGCTTGCCAGACCTTTCAAATGCATACAGTGTGTCAAGACGTTTCGCAAAAAAGCCGACCTCATCAAGCACATTCGTGTGCACACAGGTGAAAAACCATACAAGTGCACCATCTGTGGCAAAAGCTTCTCTCAAGGCTCATACTTGAAGATTCACCGCGAATGCCACACCTCAGAGAACCTGCACCAGTGTCCTCACTGTGACAAGAGTTTCCCGACAGCATTTAAGCTGTCCATTCATGTCCGCTACCATTCCATGGATCGCTCATATCAGTGTAACCAATGTGGGAAGAGCTTCATCTATGCCAGCCTCCTTCGAAGACACAAAGGTTATCATGCAGGTGAGCGCCAGTATCTGTGCTCCATCTGCGGTAAGTCCTTCGTCTACATGTTCGACTTGAAAAAGCACCAGCGCAACCACGAGAGACCGCGGATCAAGATCCCATGCACGCTTTGTAACAAGACGTTTGCGGGACCCGAGATGCTGAGGTGCCATCTGCGCATACACACCGGAGAGCGTCCATTCCGCTGCAAAATCTGTGGAAAAGCATTCTCTCAGATTGGGAACATGAAGAGACACGAGCGCGTACACACAGGCGAGAGGCCATTCACCTGTGAAAGATGCGGGAAGACGTACAAGCACTCTTCTCATTTGAAGAACCACATGCTCAGCCACACGGGCGAGCGGCCGTGGCAGTGCTCTCATTGTGGGAAGAGCTTCAAATTTGCTGGGCCTCTTAAGAAACATGAGAGAACTCACTTGGGTGAACGAGGAAATCGTAGAAGGAATTACGACCAAACACGTAGCCGCATGAAAACAGAACACAAAAGTCCTTAA
- the si:dkey-14d8.1 gene encoding zinc finger protein 287 isoform X1, giving the protein METLNVESREAALPLSALRLVVPPLRLMSAFLWQVVQRRIVTQYGKLEQFVVLVTETVPDIMSRSLVNKLIFHLRKKVILELCLKDKMPDLWIIQAHLDSLRNLTLKCKDVESEIINNKFIRMVHNLLEDPEKKENFIQHVFPVEYGSGYDAVLQSLAWEFLSRVEDLLPVPNLKETASRLCGGLSMMEEIVQPLSDPVEIKDVLQHFKTKRHHARSNEQSQRVISEVSIPSTAEVVCLPHPIAQETVSPTITVENEETLPPTSIAQETIIIESESTENQSESDHAAIAIMSPSQSYTEEDEPLVDSEEFTVRAATEEAEEGLQEEEVLCEEKDQGVCEVQQIYLTADGSTVVVSEFENEGEEATQLQFLEQSEMVEASGVRQVSLEQWISELTGKGISLPVLPPTPVEIVREETIYVPVIERPPSVKSIIHRKSSPPRAAISKKAAATPSESQTMQDEKRHSCPECHKEFRFECLLRNHMRTHTGERPFQCSDCGKSFRCLSFLTNHIKTHSLARPFKCIQCVKTFRKKADLIKHIRVHTGEKPYKCTICGKSFSQGSYLKIHRECHTSENLHQCPHCDKSFPTAFKLSIHVRYHSMDRSYQCNQCGKSFIYASLLRRHKGYHAGERQYLCSICGKSFVYMFDLKKHQRNHERPRIKIPCTLCNKTFAGPEMLRCHLRIHTGERPFRCKICGKAFSQIGNMKRHERVHTGERPFTCERCGKTYKHSSHLKNHMLSHTGERPWQCSHCGKSFKFAGPLKKHERTHLGERGNRRRNYDQTRSRMKTEHKSP; this is encoded by the exons ATGGAAACCCTTAACGTAGAGAGCCGCGAGGCGG ctctccctctctctgcacTGCGTCTGGTTGTGCCACCTCTTCGGCTGATGTCAGCATTTCTATGGCAGGTGGTTCAGCGTCGTATTGTGACACAGTATGGGAAGCTGGAGCAATTTGTGGTGCTGGTAACGGAGACTGTGCCAGACATCATGAGTCGAAGTCTGGTTAATAAACTGATCTTTCACCTGCGGAAAAAG gtgATATTGGAGCTTTGTCTAAAAGATAAAATGCCAGATCTATGGATCATTCAAGCACATCTGGATTCTCTTCGAAATCTCACACTTAAA TGTAAGGATGTGGAAAGTGAGATCATTAATAACAAATTTATCAGAATGGTGCACAACCTTTTAGAAGAcccagaaaagaaagagaatttCATACAG CATGTCTTTCCTGTAGAATACGGATCTGGATATGATGCAGTATTACAGAGCCTTGCATGGGAGTTCCTGTCTCGAGTAGAAGATCTGCTGCCGGTGCCCAACCTCAAAGAA ACAGCATCACGGCTTTGCGGTGGTCTCTCGATGATGGAGGAGATTGTGCAGCCTCTCTCAGATCCAGTTGAGATTAAGGATGTTCTCCAGCATTTCAAAACGAAAAGACATCATGCAAGAAGCAATGAGCAATCTCAAAGAGTTATCAGCGAAG TGTCCATTCCTTCTACAGCTGAAGTAGTTTGTTTGCCTCATCCAATTGCACAAGAAACCGTCTCGCCTACCATTACCGTTGAAAATGAGGAAACTTTGCCCCCCACCTCCATTGCACAAGAGACAATTATCATAGAATCAGAAAGCAcagagaaccaatcagaatctGATCACGCGGCCATCGCCATAATGAGCCCTTCTCAGAGTTACACAGAAGAGGATGAGCCTTTAGTGGATAGCGAGGAGTTCACGGTAAGAGCTGCCACTGAAGAAGCAGAGGAGGGCTTACAAGAAGAAGAAGTACTTTGTGAGGAGAAAGACCAAGGTGTCTGTGAAGTCCAGCAGATCTACCTGACGGCGGACGGCTCCACTGTGGTGGTTTCAGAGTTTGAGAACGAGGGAGAGGAGGCGACTCAATTGCAGTTTCTAGAGCAATCAGAGATGGTTGAAGCGTCTGGTGTGAGGCAAGTCAGTTTAGAGCAATGGATCTCAGAATTAACTGGAAAAGGCATCTCTTTACCAGTTTTGCCTCCAACTCCTGTTGAGATTGTGAGGGAGGAGACCATCTATGTTCCTGTCATAGAAAGACCACCGTCCGTGAAGTCTATCATACACAGAAAGAGCAGTCCACCTCGAGCTGCAATTTCCAAGAAGGCAGCGGCCACTCCTTCTGAGTCCCAGACAATGCAGGACGAGAAAAGACACAGCTGTCCCGAGTGTCACAAAGAGTTTCGGTTCGAATGTCTGCTGAGGAATCACATGCGCACTCACACGGGTGAGCGGCCATTCCAGTGTTCAGACTGTGGCAAAAGCTTCAGGTGCCTCAGCTTCTTGACGAATCACATCAAAACGCACTCGCTTGCCAGACCTTTCAAATGCATACAGTGTGTCAAGACGTTTCGCAAAAAAGCCGACCTCATCAAGCACATTCGTGTGCACACAGGTGAAAAACCATACAAGTGCACCATCTGTGGCAAAAGCTTCTCTCAAGGCTCATACTTGAAGATTCACCGCGAATGCCACACCTCAGAGAACCTGCACCAGTGTCCTCACTGTGACAAGAGTTTCCCGACAGCATTTAAGCTGTCCATTCATGTCCGCTACCATTCCATGGATCGCTCATATCAGTGTAACCAATGTGGGAAGAGCTTCATCTATGCCAGCCTCCTTCGAAGACACAAAGGTTATCATGCAGGTGAGCGCCAGTATCTGTGCTCCATCTGCGGTAAGTCCTTCGTCTACATGTTCGACTTGAAAAAGCACCAGCGCAACCACGAGAGACCGCGGATCAAGATCCCATGCACGCTTTGTAACAAGACGTTTGCGGGACCCGAGATGCTGAGGTGCCATCTGCGCATACACACCGGAGAGCGTCCATTCCGCTGCAAAATCTGTGGAAAAGCATTCTCTCAGATTGGGAACATGAAGAGACACGAGCGCGTACACACAGGCGAGAGGCCATTCACCTGTGAAAGATGCGGGAAGACGTACAAGCACTCTTCTCATTTGAAGAACCACATGCTCAGCCACACGGGCGAGCGGCCGTGGCAGTGCTCTCATTGTGGGAAGAGCTTCAAATTTGCTGGGCCTCTTAAGAAACATGAGAGAACTCACTTGGGTGAACGAGGAAATCGTAGAAGGAATTACGACCAAACACGTAGCCGCATGAAAACAGAACACAAAAGTCCTTAA
- the si:dkey-14d8.1 gene encoding zinc finger protein 135 isoform X3 — protein sequence MSAFLWQVVQRRIVTQYGKLEQFVVLVTETVPDIMSRSLVNKLIFHLRKKVILELCLKDKMPDLWIIQAHLDSLRNLTLKCKDVESEIINNKFIRMVHNLLEDPEKKENFIQHVFPVEYGSGYDAVLQSLAWEFLSRVEDLLPVPNLKETASRLCGGLSMMEEIVQPLSDPVEIKDVLQHFKTKRHHARSNEQSQRVISEVSIPSTAEVVCLPHPIAQETVSPTITVENEETLPPTSIAQETIIIESESTENQSESDHAAIAIMSPSQSYTEEDEPLVDSEEFTVRAATEEAEEGLQEEEVLCEEKDQGVCEVQQIYLTADGSTVVVSEFENEGEEATQLQFLEQSEMVEASGVRQVSLEQWISELTGKGISLPVLPPTPVEIVREETIYVPVIERPPSVKSIIHRKSSPPRAAISKKAAATPSESQTMQDEKRHSCPECHKEFRFECLLRNHMRTHTGERPFQCSDCGKSFRCLSFLTNHIKTHSLARPFKCIQCVKTFRKKADLIKHIRVHTGEKPYKCTICGKSFSQGSYLKIHRECHTSENLHQCPHCDKSFPTAFKLSIHVRYHSMDRSYQCNQCGKSFIYASLLRRHKGYHAGERQYLCSICGKSFVYMFDLKKHQRNHERPRIKIPCTLCNKTFAGPEMLRCHLRIHTGERPFRCKICGKAFSQIGNMKRHERVHTGERPFTCERCGKTYKHSSHLKNHMLSHTGERPWQCSHCGKSFKFAGPLKKHERTHLGERGNRRRNYDQTRSRMKTEHKSP from the exons ATGTCAGCATTTCTATGGCAGGTGGTTCAGCGTCGTATTGTGACACAGTATGGGAAGCTGGAGCAATTTGTGGTGCTGGTAACGGAGACTGTGCCAGACATCATGAGTCGAAGTCTGGTTAATAAACTGATCTTTCACCTGCGGAAAAAG gtgATATTGGAGCTTTGTCTAAAAGATAAAATGCCAGATCTATGGATCATTCAAGCACATCTGGATTCTCTTCGAAATCTCACACTTAAA TGTAAGGATGTGGAAAGTGAGATCATTAATAACAAATTTATCAGAATGGTGCACAACCTTTTAGAAGAcccagaaaagaaagagaatttCATACAG CATGTCTTTCCTGTAGAATACGGATCTGGATATGATGCAGTATTACAGAGCCTTGCATGGGAGTTCCTGTCTCGAGTAGAAGATCTGCTGCCGGTGCCCAACCTCAAAGAA ACAGCATCACGGCTTTGCGGTGGTCTCTCGATGATGGAGGAGATTGTGCAGCCTCTCTCAGATCCAGTTGAGATTAAGGATGTTCTCCAGCATTTCAAAACGAAAAGACATCATGCAAGAAGCAATGAGCAATCTCAAAGAGTTATCAGCGAAG TGTCCATTCCTTCTACAGCTGAAGTAGTTTGTTTGCCTCATCCAATTGCACAAGAAACCGTCTCGCCTACCATTACCGTTGAAAATGAGGAAACTTTGCCCCCCACCTCCATTGCACAAGAGACAATTATCATAGAATCAGAAAGCAcagagaaccaatcagaatctGATCACGCGGCCATCGCCATAATGAGCCCTTCTCAGAGTTACACAGAAGAGGATGAGCCTTTAGTGGATAGCGAGGAGTTCACGGTAAGAGCTGCCACTGAAGAAGCAGAGGAGGGCTTACAAGAAGAAGAAGTACTTTGTGAGGAGAAAGACCAAGGTGTCTGTGAAGTCCAGCAGATCTACCTGACGGCGGACGGCTCCACTGTGGTGGTTTCAGAGTTTGAGAACGAGGGAGAGGAGGCGACTCAATTGCAGTTTCTAGAGCAATCAGAGATGGTTGAAGCGTCTGGTGTGAGGCAAGTCAGTTTAGAGCAATGGATCTCAGAATTAACTGGAAAAGGCATCTCTTTACCAGTTTTGCCTCCAACTCCTGTTGAGATTGTGAGGGAGGAGACCATCTATGTTCCTGTCATAGAAAGACCACCGTCCGTGAAGTCTATCATACACAGAAAGAGCAGTCCACCTCGAGCTGCAATTTCCAAGAAGGCAGCGGCCACTCCTTCTGAGTCCCAGACAATGCAGGACGAGAAAAGACACAGCTGTCCCGAGTGTCACAAAGAGTTTCGGTTCGAATGTCTGCTGAGGAATCACATGCGCACTCACACGGGTGAGCGGCCATTCCAGTGTTCAGACTGTGGCAAAAGCTTCAGGTGCCTCAGCTTCTTGACGAATCACATCAAAACGCACTCGCTTGCCAGACCTTTCAAATGCATACAGTGTGTCAAGACGTTTCGCAAAAAAGCCGACCTCATCAAGCACATTCGTGTGCACACAGGTGAAAAACCATACAAGTGCACCATCTGTGGCAAAAGCTTCTCTCAAGGCTCATACTTGAAGATTCACCGCGAATGCCACACCTCAGAGAACCTGCACCAGTGTCCTCACTGTGACAAGAGTTTCCCGACAGCATTTAAGCTGTCCATTCATGTCCGCTACCATTCCATGGATCGCTCATATCAGTGTAACCAATGTGGGAAGAGCTTCATCTATGCCAGCCTCCTTCGAAGACACAAAGGTTATCATGCAGGTGAGCGCCAGTATCTGTGCTCCATCTGCGGTAAGTCCTTCGTCTACATGTTCGACTTGAAAAAGCACCAGCGCAACCACGAGAGACCGCGGATCAAGATCCCATGCACGCTTTGTAACAAGACGTTTGCGGGACCCGAGATGCTGAGGTGCCATCTGCGCATACACACCGGAGAGCGTCCATTCCGCTGCAAAATCTGTGGAAAAGCATTCTCTCAGATTGGGAACATGAAGAGACACGAGCGCGTACACACAGGCGAGAGGCCATTCACCTGTGAAAGATGCGGGAAGACGTACAAGCACTCTTCTCATTTGAAGAACCACATGCTCAGCCACACGGGCGAGCGGCCGTGGCAGTGCTCTCATTGTGGGAAGAGCTTCAAATTTGCTGGGCCTCTTAAGAAACATGAGAGAACTCACTTGGGTGAACGAGGAAATCGTAGAAGGAATTACGACCAAACACGTAGCCGCATGAAAACAGAACACAAAAGTCCTTAA